The nucleotide window gcgagagagaggagagagcgagagagaggagagagcgagagagaggagagagcgagagagagagagagcgagagagaggagagcgagagagtgaggagagcgagagagtgagagagagagaagagcgagagaaatagagaggagagcgatagagatagagaggagagcgagagcgatagagagagaggagagcgagagagatagagagagaggagagagcgagagagatagagagagaggagagagcgagagagagaagagagcgagagaggagagagagcgagagagaggaagagagcgagagagaggagagagcgagagagagagaggagagagcgcgagagagagagagagcgcgagagagaggagagagcgcgagagagaggagagagagagaagagagagagcgagagaggagagaggagagcgagagagagagggaggagagcgagagagaggaagagagcgagagagaggaagagagcgagagagaggaagagagcgagagcgagcgagagcgagagcgagagagagagagagagagagagagcgagagagagcgagagagcgagagagatagagagagagagcgcgagagagagcgagagagatagagagagcgagagcgagcgaAAGAGAGTGAGAGCGATAGAGAGGAGAGCAAGAGCGagcgagagatagagaggagagcaagagcgagagagagatagagagagcgagagagagcgaggagAGCGAGGAGAGCGCGAGAGGAgagtgagagcgagagagaggaagagagagagagagcaagagcgcgagagcaagagcgagagggaggagagagagagaagagagagagcgagagaggagagagagagcgagagagagaggagaggagagcgatagagaggagagcgagagaggagagagcgagagagagagaggagagagcgagagagagagaggagagcgagagagcgagaggagagcgagagagcgagagagatagagagaggagagcaagAGCGagcgagagatagagaggagagcaagagcgagagagatatagagagagcgaGGAGAGCGCGAgaggagagcgagagcgagagagagggcagagcgagagagagaggagagcgagagagagaggagagcgagagagagagagaggagagcgagagaaatagagaggagagcgagagagagggcagagcgagagagagaggagagcgagagagagaggagagcgagagagagagagaggagagcgagagaaatagagaggagagcgagagagagaggagagcgagagagagaggagagcgagagagagagagaggagagcgagagaaatagagaggagagcgagagagatagagaggagagcgagagcgatagagagagaggagagcgatagagagagaggagagcgagagagatagagagagaggagagcgagagagatagagagagaggagagcgagagagatagagagagaggagagcgagagagatagagagagagaggagagcgagagagatagagagagaggagagcgagagagatagagaggagagcgagagcgatagagagaggagagcgagagcgatagagagagaggagagcgagagagatagagagaggagagcgagagagatagagagagagaggagagcgagagaggagagcgagagagagagagaggagagtgagagcgatagagaggagagagatagagaggagagagatagagaggagagagagcgatagagaggagagcgatagagaggagagagagcgatagagaggagagcgatagagaggagagagagcgatagagagaagagagatagaggagagcgagagcgatagagaggagagagatagagaggacagCGAGagcgatagagaggagagagatagagaggagagcgagagcgagaggagagagagagagaggggagagcgagagagaggggagagcgagagagaggggagagcgagagagagagcgagagagagagagagcgagagagcgagaggagagcgagagagagggaggagagcgagagagaggagagagatagagaggagagcgagagcgatagagagagaggagagcgagaggagagcgagagcgagagcgaggaagagagcgagagagaggagagagaggagagagaggaagagagcgagagagaggaagagagcgagagagaggaagagagcgagagagaggaagagagcgagagagaggaagagagcgagagagaggaagagagcgagagagagagaggaagagagcgagagagagagaggaagagagcgagagagagagaggaagagagcgagagcgatagagaggagagcgagagagagagagagagagagagagagagagagaggagagcgatagagagcgagagagagagcgagagagcgagcgagagagcgagagagatagagatagagagagcgcgagaggagagtgagagcgagagagaggaagagagagagcgagagcgcgagagcaagagcgagagggaggagcgagagagagagagaagagagagagcgagagagaggagagagagagcgagagagagagggaggagagagcgagagagagagaggagagcgagaggAGAGCGAGAGAAATAGAGAGGAGAGCGAGAGCGATAGAGAGcgagagcgatagagagagagaggagagtgagagcgaTAGAGAGGAGagtgcgagagagaggggagagcgagagagaggggagagcgagagagaggggagagcgagagagagaggagagcgagagagatagagagtaGAGCAAGAGCGAGAGAGATAGAGCGAGAGAGATAGAGCGAGAGAAATAgcgaggagagcgagagagagagagcgagagagagagagcgagagaaatagCGAGGagagcgagaggagagagagcgagagagaggaagagagcgagagagagaggaagagagcgagagagagaggaagagagcgagagagagaggaagagagcgagagagagaggaagagagcgagagagagaggaagagagcgagagagagaggaagagagcgagagagagaggaagagagagagagagagaggaagagagagagagaggaagagagagagagaggaagagagcgagagagcgaggaagagagcgagagagcgaggaagagagcgagagagcgaggaagagagcgagagagcgaggagagagagcgaggaagagagcgaggagagagagcgagagagcgaggagagagagcgagagagcgaggagagagagcgagagagcgaggagagagagagagagagagaggagagagagcgagagagaggagagagagcgagagagaggaagagCGCGAGAGAGCGGAAGAGCGCGAGAGAgcggaagagagcgagagagaggaagagagcgagagagaggaagagagcgagagagaggaagagagcgagagagaggaagagagcgagagagaggaagagagcgagagagaggaagagagcgagagagcgaggagagcgagaggagagcgagagatagagaggagagcaagagagatagagaggagagcaagagagatagagaggagagcgagagaaatagagaggagagcgagagagaggagagcgagagagaggagagcgagagagaggagagcgagagagaggagagcgagagagaggagagcgagagagaggagagcgagagagatagacagagaggagagcgatagagagagaggagagcgagaggagagcgagagcgagagcgagagaggagagcgagagaggagagcgagagcgatagagagagaggagagcgagagcGATAGagaggagagtgatagagagagaggagagtgataGAGAAAGGAGAGTGAGAGcgatagagagaggagagtgagagcgaTAGAGAGGAGAGCGATAGAGAGGAGAGCGATAGAGAGGAGAGCGATAGAGAGGAGAGCGATAGAGAGGAGAGCGATAGAGAGGAGAGCGATAGAGAGGAGAGCGATAGAGAGGAGAGC belongs to Bombina bombina isolate aBomBom1 unplaced genomic scaffold, aBomBom1.pri scaffold_2772, whole genome shotgun sequence and includes:
- the LOC128643938 gene encoding putative uncharacterized protein DDB_G0271982 — translated: RERESKSEREERERERERERGRERESEEESERAR
- the LOC128643937 gene encoding RNA-binding protein 25-like — its product is RREREERERERRERARERGERGESEREGRARERARE